A genomic region of Streptomyces sp. R33 contains the following coding sequences:
- a CDS encoding vitamin K epoxide reductase family protein, with amino-acid sequence MTTRGTDAGPAPRTVGASRALALLLVITGAAGLLAAWVITIDKFKLLEDPNFTPGCSLNPIVSCGNIMKSDQASAFGFPNPMLGLVAYGIVVCVGMSVLAGARFRPWYWLTLNAGMLFGVVFCAWLTYQSLYNINSLCLWCSLAWVATIFMFWYVTAHNVREGLLPAPGWLRSFLDEFTWVLPVLHVGIIGMLILTRWWDFWTS; translated from the coding sequence ATGACGACACGAGGTACGGACGCAGGCCCCGCCCCGCGGACGGTCGGCGCCAGCCGGGCACTCGCCCTGCTGCTGGTGATCACGGGCGCCGCGGGACTGCTCGCGGCCTGGGTGATCACGATCGACAAGTTCAAGCTGCTCGAGGACCCGAACTTCACGCCGGGCTGCAGCCTGAACCCGATCGTCTCCTGCGGCAACATCATGAAGAGCGACCAGGCGTCCGCGTTCGGCTTCCCGAACCCGATGCTGGGGCTGGTCGCGTACGGGATCGTCGTCTGCGTCGGCATGAGCGTGCTGGCCGGGGCCCGGTTCCGCCCCTGGTACTGGCTGACCCTCAACGCGGGCATGCTGTTCGGCGTCGTGTTCTGCGCCTGGCTGACCTACCAGTCGCTGTACAACATCAACTCGCTGTGCCTGTGGTGCTCGCTGGCGTGGGTCGCCACGATCTTCATGTTCTGGTACGTGACCGCGCACAACGTGCGGGAGGGCCTGCTGCCCGCCCCCGGCTGGCTGCGCTCCTTCCTCGACGAGTTCACCTGGGTGCTGCCGGTCCTGCACGTCGGGATCATCGGCATGCTGATCCTGACGCGCTGGTGGGACTTCTGGACCTCCTGA